The Brassica napus cultivar Da-Ae chromosome C7, Da-Ae, whole genome shotgun sequence genome has a segment encoding these proteins:
- the LOC106390380 gene encoding oxygen-evolving enhancer protein 1-1, chloroplastic, whose translation MAASLQSAATFLLSAKISAAPSRGSAHLRSTQTVGKSFGLESSSARLTCSYQSDIKDFAGKCSDAVKIAGFALATSALVVSGASAEGAPKRLTYDEIQSKTYMEVKGTGTANQCPTIDGGSETFSFKPGKYAGKKFCFEPTSFTVKAESVSKNAPPEFQNTKLMTRLTYTLDEIEGPFEVSSDGSVNFKEEDGIDYAAVTVQLPGGERVPFLFTVKQLDASGKPDNFTGKFLVPSYRGSSFLDPKGRGGSTGYDNAVALPAGGRGDEEELSKENVKNTAASVGEITLKVTKSKPETGEVIGVFESLQPSDTDLGAKVPKDVKIQGVWYGQLE comes from the exons ATGGCAGCCTCTCTCCAATCCGCCGCCACATTCCTCCTGTCTGCCAAAATCTCCGCCGCTCCTTCTCGCGGCAGTGCTCACCTCCGTTCGACTCAGACCGTCGGCAAATCATTCGGCCTAGAGTCTTCTTCTGCACGCCTCACTTGTTCCTACCAATCTGACATCAAAGACTTCGCCGGAAAATGCTCCGACGCTGTTAAAATCGCCGGATTCGCTCTTGCAACCTCTGCTCTCGTCGTCTCG GGAGCAAGTGCAGAGGGAGCTCCGAAGAGACTCACTTATGACGAGATACAGAGCAAGACATACATGGAAGTCAAAGGAACTGGAACTGCCAACCAGTGTCCAACTATTGACGGTGGCTCTGAGACTTTCTCCTTCAAACCCGGTAAGTACGCTGGCAAGAAGTTCTGCTTCGAGCCTACTTCCTTCACCGTCAAGGCCGAGAGTGTTAGCAAGAACGCTCCTCCTGAGTTTCAGAACACCAAGCTCATGACCCGTCTCACCTACACCCTTGACGAAATCGAAGGCCCCTTCgag gTTTCTTCAGACGGAAGCGTGAACTtcaaggaagaagacggaatCGACTACGCTGCAGTCACTGTCCAGCTTCCAGGAGGCGAGCGTGTGCCATTCCTCTTCACAGTCAAGCAGCTTGACGCCTCAGGCAAACCAGACAACTTCACTGGCAAATTCTTGGTCCCTTCGTACCGTGGCTCGTCCTTCTTGGACCCAAAGGGTCGTGGTGGATCCACAGGATATGACAACGCCGTTGCATTGCCAGCTGGAGGCAGAGGAGACGAAGAGGAGCTTTCGAAGGAGAACGTGAAGAACACGGCAGCTTCGGTTGGAGAGATCACTCTAAAAGTGACCAAGAGCAAACCGGAGACAGGAGAAGTGATCGGAGTGTTCGAGAGTCTTCAGCCGTCGGATACTGACTTGGGTGCCAAGGTACCAAAGGATGTGAAGATCCAAGGGGTGTGGTATGGTCAACTTGAATGA
- the LOC106390381 gene encoding BTB/POZ domain-containing protein At5g66560, with the protein MASSEKSTSKGQAWFCTTGLPSDIEIEVDDMTFHLHKFPLMSKSRKLHRLITEQETRSFSSVNPQTSTALTLVVAESDKKGKGHEIEDEEKEEEDEQEIEENGFPHIKLEDFPGSSESFEMVAKFCYGVKIDLSASSAVPLRCAAEHLEMTEEYSPDNLISKTERFLSHSVYKSLRESIKALQACESVSPSAESLGITEQCIESIVSRASSVDLSLFGWPVNDGGGGPDLSLIPGGASKSAKKQNRDNTNTELWFEDLAQLSLPIFRTVILSMRSEDLSSDVIESCLICYAKKHIPGILRSNRKPSSSSTAASENEQREILETITSNLPLDKSSISATTRFLFGLLRTAIILNASETCRDLLERKIGSQLERASLDDLLVPSYSYLNETLYDVDLVERILSHFLDSLEERSSTALVEADGRSPSLMLVGKLIDGFLAEIASDANLKSEKFYNLAISLPDQARLYDDGLYRAVDVYLKAHPWVSEEEKEKICGVMDCQKLTLEACTHAAQNERLPLRTVVQVLFFEQLQLRQAIAGTLLAAQSPSPSQSTEPRPSATRNLTIAEVVNGNETRGGEEVDAGKWKKTVRENQVLRLDMDTMRTRVHRLERECSNMKKVIAKIDKVGSPATTATDRPRSWSITKKFGCKFKTQVCDSQEATVVDHRSRRV; encoded by the exons ATGGCGTCGTCAGAGAAGTCTACCTCCAAGGGCCAAGCATG GTTCTGCACGACTGGATTACCTAGCGACATTGAAATCGAAGTTGATGATATGACGTTTCATCTCCATAAG TTTCCTCTCATGTCAAAGAGCAGGAAACTTCACAGGTTGATTACAGAGCAGGAGACTAGATCATTTTCTTCTGTAAATCCCCAAACCTCCACGGCGCTAACTCTAGTAGTAGCAGAGAGCGATAAGAAGGGAAAAGGCCATGAAATCGAggatgaagaaaaagaagaagaagacgagcaGGAGATTGAAGAAAACGGTTTTCCTCACATAAAGCTTGAAGACTTTCCCGGGAGCTCAGAGAGCTTCGAGATGGTGGCAAAGTTCTGCTACGGCGTCAAGATCGACCTCTCCGCCTCCTCTGCCGTTCCGCTTCGCTGCGCGGCCGAGCATCTCGAAATGACGGAAGAGTATTCGCCGGATAACCTTATTTCGAAGACTGAGAGGTTTCTTTCGCATTCCGTCTACAAGAGCTTGCGAGAATCCATCAAGGCGCTGCAAGCTTGCGAGTCAGTGTCGCCTTCAGCAGAATCGCTTGGTATAACGGAACAGTGCATAGAGTCCATCGTCTCCAGAGCTTCCTCAGTCGATCTTTCACTCTTCGGTTGGCCCGTAAACGACGGCGGCGGCGGCCCTGATCTTTCGCTTATTCCCGGTGGCGCGTCGAAATCTGCTAAGAAACAGAATAGGGATAATACGAATACGGAGCTTTGGTTTGAAGATCTGGCGCAGCTGAGCCTTCCCATCTTCAGAACGGTGATCCTCTCAATGAGATCGGAAGATCTGAGCTCAGACGTCATTGAGAGCTGTTTGATTTGTTACGCTAAGAAGCATATTCCAGGAATCTTGCGATCTAACCGAAAACCGTCGTCCTCTTCAACCGCAGCTTCTGAGAACGAACAGAGAGAAATACTCGAGACGATAACCTCTAATCTTCCGTTAGATAAGAGCTCCATCTCCGCAACGACGAGGTTCCTCTTCGGGCTATTACGAACGGCCATCATCCTCAACGCGTCGGAGACTTGCCGCGATCTACTGGAGAGGAAGATCGGATCGCAGCTAGAGCGAGCCTCGCTCGACGATTTGCTCGTCCCTAGCTATTCCTACCTCAACGAGACGCTATACGACGTCGATTTGGTGGAGAGGATCCTTAGCCACTTTCTCGACTCCTTGGAGGAACGATCGAGCACCGCTCTAGTCGAAGCTGACGGACGGTCTCCGTCGCTGATGCTAGTCGGGAAATTAATCGACGGATTCCTCGCGGAGATCGCGTCGGACGCCAATCTCAAATCGGAAAAATTCTACAACCTAGCCATCTCGCTCCCGGATCAAGCTCGACTCTACGACGATGGACTCTACAGAGCTGTCGACGTATATCTCAAG GCGCATCCATGGGTAtcggaagaagagaaggagaagatatGCGGCGTGATGGATTGTCAAAAACTCACGTTAGAAGCGTGCACACACGCCGCGCAGAACGAGCGACTTCCACTACGAACCGTCGTGCAAGTCCTCTTCTTCGAGCAGTTGCAGCTCCGCCAGGCGATCGCCGGTACGCTACTCGCGGCTCAATCGCCGTCTCCGTCTCAGTCAACGGAGCCGAGACCGTCAGCAACAAGGAATCTAACGATAGCGGAGGTGGTCAACGGCAACGAAACGAGGGGAGGAGAAGAGGTGGACGCTGGGAAATGGAAGAAGACGGTGAGAGAGAATCAGGTGCTTCGATTGGATATGGATACGATGAGGACGCGCGTTCACCGGCTAGAGAGAGAGTGCTCGAACATGAAGAAAGTGATCGCCAAGATCGATAAAGTAGGTTCGCCGGCGACGACGGCTACAGATCGGCCGAGAAGTTGGTCCATCACGAAAAAGTTCGGATGCAAATTCAAGACGCAGGTCTGCGATTCGCAAGAGGCAACAGTGGTGGATCACAGATCCCGACgggtttga